The DNA segment TTCCTCGCAGAAGGGTATGTCTCACAAAACCTCACCCACTTCTTATCTCCACCTTTTTCATTTGGAAAAAGAACTACTTCTACCACAACCATTATTTATAACTCCCTAATAGTATGTTTTTGGCTGTTAAAACAAGTCATCTAACAAAATTAAGAACTAAGTTTAGTCTCAAGATTCCAGAATTAAGGGTTTACTTTGTAGCTATTATTTTGTGGATTTCCATGCTTGTGATTGGGAGGGTATGTCAATAAAATTAGAGTTTAATTCTAGAAgtataagatttttatttagttattataaacttaaaaaaagtattagaaATATAGTAATTTTCTGATGactatgaaaaaattattggtgAAAAAAATCATAGAATTTAGtggatttatattttatttaattaatttcttttctcttgaatttatattttgaataaattttaattaataaagtaGCTTGTTATTAACCCACcttaatgttgtttttaatacaTGGGCTGTTTAATTATGccaagaaaaattataaaacttgttttttttttatctcaatttaACTCTGTTTTCTTCCAACCCGTTTTCTCTTTTTACTGGTGTCCATTCTATTTAAGGATGCATAAGCACAATCTCATTTTTAAAAGAAGTGCAGTGGCTGAAAAGAACGTGAAATTATCAAAGTACGTGGTCACGAAAACGAAATAACATGTACATCACAATCATACCTTTGGGGTTAGACATGAGTGTTTGAAAGCAATTTTGCCTTTATCTCTGATTTCGAAATATTGAATGATTCCATGACCCACGCGTGGCAGAGCGTGAAGAATTGTTCACACCATCACTGCTAACAAGTAGTTTTTTTCTGGTGTGAACTAAAGATTAATGCAACAATAGACTCATAAAGTTGAAATTTTGATTAAAGTAGATAACTTTGGTAGATAAGAGTTCATGGGTAGAGAGACACGTAGGCTGAAAGATGACTTTATGTAAAGCATTTGCATTGTTTGTTTTTTTGACATTTCAGACAAAGGTGTTAGACCAAcatgaaaaagaaacaaaattgaaGAATTGGATCAGTGATGTGGATAGTGAACCACCCAGCTCACCACCATTGGCAAGGCCAACTTCAAAGCCTGTTGATGAGGACTTGTACAAGATCTCACCAGGGCTTCTTTATGCCAAAGCTAAAAAGGTCCAAACCCAACACACCTTTTACTTTTTTCTAACTGGGATTTTTTCTTGGTCTAATTTTTGCCTACTTTCATTTTCCAAGTTTTCAACTCTTTGCATCTTTTGATAAAGTTTTGAGCACTTGCTAAGTGTGTTTCTTTCTCATTTCATTGGTTGCAGAAGAGAGGGCTGTGTTTCTTTTCTAGTTGCTTGTTGCCAACTTGCATTGCTTGAAGCAGAGAGAAGGGTCCATGCCAATGTACATATACGTGAAATAGAGGAATAGATACTTCGATTGAATGATGCTCTGTGAAAGCAGCATATATTTTGAGCCCAGGAAGACTATTTTTATAGTCATGACATGGGATGATCTTGTTGCCAATTTAGAGGGTGGTTTTTGGTTTCACTTTTGCTTTTGCTTTTGCTTTTGCTTTTAGTCTTTCATGTAATATGGTTGAGTTCTTGTTATGTCTAGAAACTGGATTTCAAAACTGTGTAAAGAATGAGAAGAAAAGAAGCTCTTAAAAAAACTTCATCTGTCCATATCAGCTAATTCTTATGCATATATATACCCTTTATCTTCACATAACAGCATATTTTGATATATAACTAAGGTGTGAAAGTTTTTCAGCTCCTGTTTTACACTGTTCATGTGTTTAGTTGAGAAATTTTAACCCAAATAGCAGACATGACAACAAAAATTCCCACTAGCATATTATGCCAATTATTTATACGGGATGACACGTTTTTTTAAGTCAGAATTCAGTTTTCAGTGAGTCGAAGGTTACATTTTGACCAAAAAAACCAGTTGAAATTCAACTTCCTGAAAACCGAATTTCAACatagttctttgtattttgctttttttttctttctaaaaataatagagggatgaaaaattatgaaaaaaagaagatattaatggtattaatgaatttaatatttcttttgaataaaagtatataaatatgctggttatttttttaaaaaaaattgagaaaggcaaatatatttagtaataatattataagaaaaaaagtaaGGAGTAAAAATTCATAGAAGTAGATTTAGTAAGAAacattaatttagaaataaggtacaaaataataatttttttaagtaattgatttaagaagtaattaattggaagaatttaaaagtagaagaattttattattaagaaatttcaatatatttagAAGTAATTATGTAggtttttttaatgtaaaattataatGAGTAGGTGTTTCcttataaataaaattcctatttaagaaatgttaaaattaaaaaatataattgtttaaacGTTACAAATGAAtggattaattttaatttaattaattaa comes from the Phaseolus vulgaris cultivar G19833 chromosome 8, P. vulgaris v2.0, whole genome shotgun sequence genome and includes:
- the LOC137826663 gene encoding uncharacterized protein — protein: MEEGYYKKSQVPAFGSWDWNDNLPFTQCFESARQAGLLRCSYSGSEDRDLYVTGDLYENNVVTPAMIVVPRRRTKVLDQHEKETKLKNWISDVDSEPPSSPPLARPTSKPVDEDLYKISPGLLYAKAKKKRGLCFFSSCLLPTCIA